In the Sandaracinus amylolyticus genome, CCGTGCGGGCGCGCCGACGTCACCCACGACAGATCACGACCCACCATCGCGAGGATCGCCGGCGCCGCGAAGAGCCCCGCGGTCGCCGCCGCCGGCGCCCAGCGCGGCGTCTCGCCGTCCTCCGCGACCCGATCACGCGGCTCGTCGCGCAGCAGCCACCACGCCGCTGCCGCGAGCGCGATGCCGAGCACGACCAGCGGGATCGTGTGCTCGCCGAACCACGGATGGCGCAGCACCCAGTCGCGCATCCGGTTCGCGGGCACGTCCTCGGGCACCACGCCCCGAACGTCGCCCCACATCCCCGCGACGCCGATCACGATCGGCAGCGGCGCGATCGCCGCGACCACCGTGCCCGCGACCTTCTCGAGGTCGAAGCGCTCGAGATCGCTGCGCGGTCCGAAGAGCGCGTCCACCGCGATCCCCACCAGCGCGCCCGCCGCGGGCACCGCCGGGAAGATGTAGTGGTGGAACTTCGTGGTCATCCCGCTGAAGAGCACGAACGCGCCGGTGCCCCAGAGCCCGATGAACGCGAGCAGCTCGGCGCGCCGGTCGCGCGCTTCGGCGTCGGGATCGACCTGCGCCGACGCGACCGAAGGCGCGGGCAACGCCTCTGCGCTCACGGCCACCGGGGTCGCCGGCGCGAGCTTCATCGCGCCGCGGATCATCTGCACGATGCCGGCGACGATCGCGCCGTAGAACACGACGAACCGACCGCCGCCCTCCGCCGCGCTCGCACCGGCGATCGTGAGGCCGATCCCGACCACCGCGATCACCGCGCCGATCAAGATGTCGCGCTGGCCCGCCGCGACCTGCGCGGGATCCGCGGGCTTGCTCTCGGGCGCCGGTGCAGGCGCAGGAGCCGGCGGCTGCAGCGGCAGCTCGAGCTCGTCCGCGACGCGCTGCGTGGACGCCGACACCGCCGCGCGCGCTCGCTCGCTCTCGCGGGTGCGCGTCGCGATCACGACCCACCCCGCGATCGCCAGCGGCGCGAGCGCGACCCACGGGAAGAGGCCGTAGCCCAGCTGCTCGAGGAAGTACTCCGCGCTCCCGGTGTCGCCGTGCACGCCCGCGGTCAGGCGGTTGATGTGATCGTGCACCAGCAGGCGATCGGTGAAGCCCTGCCCGTGCCGGATGTACATCGCGACGTACCAGGGCAGCCCCACCGTCGCGACGATGAGGATGCCCACTGCGACGCGCAGCTGCCCTTCGAGCAGCAGATCCCAGCGCCGCGTCGCGATGAGCCAGAAGAGCGCGACCATGCCCGGCAGCGCGAAGCCGGGGATGCCCTTCGCCATGAACGAGAGCGCGCAGAAGAAGTAGAACGCGACCATCAGGAGCGAGCGCGCGCGGCGCTCGTTCCGCAAGAGCCACACGATCGCCGCGAGCCCCGCGAGCCAGAGCAAGCCCTGCACGAAGGGCTGCGCGAGGATGCCGTCGAACGCGGGCGCGACCTCGCGCGCCTCGGCGTTGCCGGGGTTCCCCGCGTTGCCCGCCGAGCCGAACATGAAGCGGTCGCGGTGCCACGCGAACCCGCCGGTCACGAGCGTCACGTTGCGCGTGATCAGCAGCATGATCTGCGGGATGCACGTCATCGCGAGCGCGCCGATCAGCGCGTGCTGTCCCGAGACCTCGATCGGCCCGAGGCGATAGCGCGTGACCTCGCGATCGGCGGGCGTCGCGATCGCGAGGCCGAGCATGCCCATCGCCATCGTCATCGTGCTGACGAAGGGCATGTCGGTGATCGCCTGGTGCGCGAGGAAGAAGAAGTACGGCATCGTCGCGAGCACGAACGCGGCGACGACACCGGCGCGACGACCGAACCCGCGCGCCACGACGGCGTAGATCGCGAGCAGCGCGCCCATCGTCAGGAAGAAGTGCGGCAGGCGCAGCGCCCACTCGGGATGCGCGGGGTTCGCGTCGGGATGGAAGTCGACCCCGAGCGCGCTCATCGAGAGCGCCTCGATCCAGAAGATGAAGATCGGCTTCGACCAGAACCAGTCTTCCTGGGCCCACCACAGGCTGATCCAGTCGTCGCGCGCGAGGATCTCGCGGGCGACCTCGCCGTAGTGGGTCTCCCAGGGATCCCAGAGCCCGTAGGCGCCGAGGAACGGCAGCACGATCGCGGCGCCGAGCACGAGCACCAACATCGCGGGGCGACGCAGCGCCGAGAGCGCGAGCGGCACCAGCGCAGCGACGATCGCGATCGGCAGCGCGTCGACGCCGCCGACCATCGCGCCGAGCACGACGATCACGATCGCGAGCGGCACCGTGATCACCGGCGCGAGGAAGATCGGCTCGCCGTCGCGCGCCCAGAGCGCGGTCTCGCGCCACGACACCGCGCCGGGCTCGCTCCGCGGCGCGAAGAGCCCGAGCAGATCGAGCAGCCCGAGCGTCGCGACCAGCGTCGTGATCATCCCGACGAGCGCGCCGTGCGACACCTGCTCGTGGAACGCCATCAGCGCGAACGTCGCGATGATGCCCACGCCGAAGATCACGCCGCCTCGCACGCGATGCGACGCGCCGCCGCTCGGCTTCGCAGGCTCGGGCTTCGAGGTGGTCGTCTTGCTCGACTTGCGGCCCTTCGGGCCCTCGCCCGTCGAGCTGCTGCCCGCTTCGTCGTCGCGCTCGCTCATGCTGGAAAAACCAAGGCGCGGAGCATAGTCGGGTGGTCCAGAAGGGTCCACCAGCGCGCGTTGGGCAGGGTGAGGCGATCCGCGGCCGCTACAGAAACCGTAGCGCTCAGGGAACGCCGAAGGACACTCCGGTCTGCACCGGGACGTGGCTCGACTGATCGATCAACACGCCCGCGACCACACCGCCGGTCACCAACACCACGCCGACCGCGATCACCCAGAAGAGCGGGTCCTCGAGCACCGAGCCCCCCCCGCTCTGCTGCGTGCCACCGCCCCCGGCGCCACCGCCGCCCGGCACCGCCACCGCGGCGACGCGGCCCACCGTGCGCGGCTCGAACTCGCTGCCCACCAGCACGACCTGGTTGCCGTACGGATCGAGCACCTCGACCCAGTACTCGATGCGATCCGCCGTGTCCGCGCCCGCGAGCGGGGCGAGCACCTCGGACTGCGCCTCGGCCTCGACGTCGGTGAACTGGACCTGCCCCTCGATGCGCCCGTGCACGCGAACCGTACGCGCCATCTGGAACGGATCGATCAGCGCCACGCGGACCGCGCTCTGCGCGCGCGCGATGCCGACCTCGACACCCAGCTGCTCGGGACGCGCGCTCACGATGCCGCGCGCCTCGAGGTACGGCGCGCGAAGACGCGGCGGGACGGTGTCGTCGAGCTGCGCCTCGGGATCGACCGCGAGCATCCGCTGGAAGAAGTCGCGCGCGCCCTCGGCATCGCCGAG is a window encoding:
- a CDS encoding ArnT family glycosyltransferase, producing MSERDDEAGSSSTGEGPKGRKSSKTTTSKPEPAKPSGGASHRVRGGVIFGVGIIATFALMAFHEQVSHGALVGMITTLVATLGLLDLLGLFAPRSEPGAVSWRETALWARDGEPIFLAPVITVPLAIVIVVLGAMVGGVDALPIAIVAALVPLALSALRRPAMLVLVLGAAIVLPFLGAYGLWDPWETHYGEVAREILARDDWISLWWAQEDWFWSKPIFIFWIEALSMSALGVDFHPDANPAHPEWALRLPHFFLTMGALLAIYAVVARGFGRRAGVVAAFVLATMPYFFFLAHQAITDMPFVSTMTMAMGMLGLAIATPADREVTRYRLGPIEVSGQHALIGALAMTCIPQIMLLITRNVTLVTGGFAWHRDRFMFGSAGNAGNPGNAEAREVAPAFDGILAQPFVQGLLWLAGLAAIVWLLRNERRARSLLMVAFYFFCALSFMAKGIPGFALPGMVALFWLIATRRWDLLLEGQLRVAVGILIVATVGLPWYVAMYIRHGQGFTDRLLVHDHINRLTAGVHGDTGSAEYFLEQLGYGLFPWVALAPLAIAGWVVIATRTRESERARAAVSASTQRVADELELPLQPPAPAPAPAPESKPADPAQVAAGQRDILIGAVIAVVGIGLTIAGASAAEGGGRFVVFYGAIVAGIVQMIRGAMKLAPATPVAVSAEALPAPSVASAQVDPDAEARDRRAELLAFIGLWGTGAFVLFSGMTTKFHHYIFPAVPAAGALVGIAVDALFGPRSDLERFDLEKVAGTVVAAIAPLPIVIGVAGMWGDVRGVVPEDVPANRMRDWVLRHPWFGEHTIPLVVLGIALAAAAWWLLRDEPRDRVAEDGETPRWAPAAATAGLFAAPAILAMVGRDLSWVTSARPHGYERLIHLFVYNYQRAWPEHFDYRPILTGFAITAGVVIGIAALPIVRQVALRAFFGVAFFFAVWCLDVYLVDLSPHWGQRELVRRYYEERRSADEPLIAWQMNWKGENFYTGNAVYAFVDLDNRRLNEWVRAHPGQRVYFLLEHQRLANLRSVLRGATVEEVTDERLDNKFVLVSADLPGAAGPVRERARD